In the genome of Vibrio sp. NTOU-M3, one region contains:
- a CDS encoding AbgT family transporter: protein MSNQAVNKAPSPKPSGMDRFLNFIERVGNKIPDPAILFFWALIITWAASALLSNVSFDLPNPRTGEALTITNLLTGEALASFLANMVTTFTGFAPLGIVLVAMLGVGVADSSGFITTGLKKMLNFTPAKLLTPMLILVAIVSHTAADAGYVLVIPLGGIIFHAAGRHPLAGIAAAFAGVSGGFSANFIPSGIDPLLAGFTQTAAQVLDPEYVVNPLANIFFTGLSSVIIVAIGWYVTEKIIEPRLKNTPIDEDAEKAPDLGSFTELESKAFRYAGWAMMAGIALLVVALIPENSALRSPEGEITAFSAPIMKSIVPLIFILFIIPGYVYGRVSGTFKTSNDIIKAMADTMSTMGAYIVMSFFCAQFLSAFAQSNIGTMLALYGAEGLKAMNLPGEATIIGMILLTASVNLLIGSASAKWALIGPILVPMLMAVGISPELSQAAYRVGDSVSNIISPLMVFFPLVVVYCQRYVKSTGIGTLASLMMPFSIAMLIGWSIFLVVYWMLGIPLGIQAPYTYTM from the coding sequence ATGAGTAACCAAGCTGTAAACAAAGCACCGTCTCCGAAGCCGAGCGGGATGGATCGCTTTCTGAACTTTATCGAGCGAGTAGGTAATAAAATTCCTGATCCAGCGATTCTGTTTTTCTGGGCACTAATCATTACTTGGGCTGCGTCTGCACTTTTGTCGAATGTTTCTTTCGACCTTCCCAATCCTCGAACTGGCGAAGCTCTTACTATTACTAACCTGCTAACAGGCGAAGCACTAGCAAGTTTCCTTGCTAATATGGTGACAACGTTCACTGGCTTTGCGCCACTTGGTATTGTTCTCGTAGCGATGTTGGGTGTGGGTGTTGCCGACTCTTCTGGCTTCATCACAACAGGTCTTAAGAAGATGCTGAACTTCACGCCAGCGAAACTTCTTACTCCAATGCTAATTCTTGTAGCAATCGTATCGCACACAGCGGCGGATGCGGGCTACGTTCTGGTTATTCCTCTTGGTGGTATCATCTTCCACGCAGCTGGTCGTCACCCTCTAGCGGGTATCGCAGCAGCGTTTGCAGGTGTATCAGGTGGTTTCTCTGCAAACTTCATCCCTTCAGGTATTGACCCTCTATTGGCTGGTTTCACACAAACAGCTGCACAGGTTCTAGACCCTGAGTACGTGGTTAACCCTCTAGCGAACATCTTCTTTACTGGTTTATCTTCAGTAATCATTGTTGCTATCGGTTGGTACGTAACTGAGAAAATCATCGAACCACGCCTAAAGAACACACCAATCGACGAAGATGCAGAGAAAGCACCCGACTTAGGTTCTTTCACTGAGCTTGAGTCTAAAGCGTTCCGTTACGCTGGTTGGGCAATGATGGCGGGTATCGCACTTCTTGTTGTGGCGCTTATTCCAGAAAACTCTGCGCTGCGTTCACCTGAAGGTGAGATCACCGCGTTCTCTGCGCCAATCATGAAGTCTATCGTTCCGTTGATCTTCATCCTGTTTATCATTCCAGGTTATGTTTACGGCCGAGTTTCTGGCACGTTCAAGACAAGTAACGACATCATCAAAGCGATGGCGGATACCATGTCTACTATGGGCGCATACATTGTAATGTCGTTCTTCTGTGCACAGTTCCTATCTGCATTTGCGCAATCAAACATCGGTACGATGCTAGCGCTATACGGTGCGGAAGGCCTGAAAGCGATGAACCTACCGGGCGAAGCGACTATCATTGGTATGATTCTTCTAACGGCTTCTGTAAACCTTCTCATTGGTTCTGCGTCAGCGAAATGGGCACTTATCGGTCCAATCTTAGTTCCTATGCTAATGGCTGTGGGTATCTCTCCTGAGCTATCTCAGGCGGCTTACCGCGTAGGTGACTCTGTATCGAACATCATTTCACCTCTGATGGTATTCTTCCCTCTTGTCGTGGTTTACTGTCAGCGTTACGTGAAGTCTACAGGTATCGGTACGCTAGCATCGCTGATGATGCCATTCTCGATTGCAATGCTAATCGGCTGGT
- a CDS encoding prepilin-type N-terminal cleavage/methylation domain-containing protein — MQTKQQGFSFIEVLISFLLIGIASLALVKLQTYIEQRADFAVKSSQALNLAEQKLEWFRARGASAAMSTISVPTFASISSGSDSVTHSPYTLTWTVSIPSASLSSSLKSISVKTSWSDRLGEEQSITLKTMLSSHSEFSM, encoded by the coding sequence ATGCAAACTAAACAACAAGGCTTTAGTTTTATTGAGGTATTAATTTCTTTTCTCTTGATCGGCATTGCTTCATTGGCTTTGGTGAAGCTACAAACCTATATAGAACAACGAGCGGATTTTGCAGTAAAAAGTAGCCAAGCCCTGAATCTTGCTGAGCAAAAATTAGAATGGTTTAGAGCGCGAGGAGCTTCTGCGGCTATGTCTACGATTTCTGTGCCGACGTTTGCTTCAATAAGTAGTGGAAGTGATAGTGTGACGCACTCGCCATATACTTTAACGTGGACAGTCAGTATTCCATCGGCATCTTTATCTTCTTCGTTAAAATCTATCTCAGTAAAGACATCTTGGTCAGATCGGTTAGGGGAGGAGCAATCCATTACATTAAAAACTATGCTCTCCAGCCACAGTGAATTTTCGATGTAA
- a CDS encoding PilW family protein — MATHLVKIRRQTGASLIELMIASIIGVIALGIVGSVFVTGQKLASERGKELLLVQNLSSTTLQIKEDVQRAGFDGIGSISAKLSGASSSIHSQADQLAYAYRVASSGSSAFRNVVYKREASGSPSVGDALKICEKYSAAPLTVASAAASVLGNACYQIFNPKQISISQLQLTTATVASDSADNKIVTITLTGHLLSDPTNTHTAVIKTIQRNWQ, encoded by the coding sequence ATGGCTACCCATCTTGTTAAAATACGTCGTCAAACAGGGGCTTCTTTGATTGAATTAATGATCGCTTCAATTATCGGAGTGATTGCTTTGGGGATCGTAGGATCTGTCTTTGTTACTGGGCAAAAGTTGGCCTCTGAAAGAGGAAAGGAGCTGTTACTCGTGCAGAACCTTTCTAGCACTACTCTGCAAATCAAAGAGGATGTTCAACGTGCTGGGTTTGATGGCATAGGTTCAATTTCAGCTAAGCTATCTGGTGCATCAAGCAGCATTCACAGTCAGGCAGACCAGTTGGCTTACGCATACCGAGTCGCCTCTTCAGGAAGCTCAGCATTTCGCAATGTGGTATATAAGCGTGAAGCTTCAGGGAGCCCAAGCGTGGGGGATGCTTTAAAAATATGTGAAAAATACAGTGCAGCTCCTTTAACTGTAGCGTCTGCTGCTGCATCAGTACTTGGCAACGCCTGCTATCAGATTTTCAATCCAAAACAGATATCTATTTCCCAATTGCAGCTAACAACGGCCACTGTTGCAAGCGATTCAGCGGATAACAAAATTGTCACGATTACCTTAACGGGTCATTTGTTGTCCGACCCAACAAATACTCACACCGCTGTGATCAAAACCATTCAGAGGAATTGGCAATGA
- a CDS encoding GspH/FimT family protein codes for MSRGFTLLELLLTVVVLSILLTVAIPNFDKLTSNAQMTRLADDLQGFLIQSKSEAVWRNQDLWAHFTLPTNPTPAGDWKVTLTDSDIANAGNKILILDGALFKDVVISSSYSSNRVKLTGSRGRISGGNLKFYRVGNSNQTLQLKTGVAASRIMICGVGGSYYGYPSC; via the coding sequence ATGTCTCGCGGCTTTACTTTGTTAGAGCTTCTACTGACCGTTGTTGTACTGAGTATTTTACTTACTGTCGCTATTCCGAATTTTGACAAGTTAACATCAAATGCACAGATGACACGCTTAGCGGATGATCTGCAAGGCTTTTTAATCCAATCAAAATCTGAAGCAGTTTGGAGAAATCAAGATCTCTGGGCGCATTTTACTCTGCCCACAAATCCTACTCCTGCAGGAGATTGGAAGGTGACCCTAACAGATTCTGATATTGCAAATGCAGGGAATAAAATACTGATCCTTGATGGTGCATTATTTAAAGACGTGGTGATCAGTTCATCTTATTCTTCGAATCGAGTGAAGCTTACCGGATCTAGAGGGCGAATTTCTGGCGGGAACCTCAAGTTCTATCGTGTCGGAAATTCGAATCAGACTCTTCAATTGAAGACGGGCGTTGCAGCAAGTCGAATTATGATTTGTGGTGTTGGAGGAAGCTATTATGGCTACCCATCTTGTTAA
- a CDS encoding type IV pilin protein, with product MIRKNYCNRYKKKVIGMTLIELMIAVAVIGILAGIAYPSYQNYVLKAHRSSAMADLAKIQLEMERQYNGNYISAANSVLSGGVCTFCEVDSARYTITIAKTATTYTISATAAGAQTNDKCGANSYTALTLNQVGEGSPANCWK from the coding sequence ATGATTCGAAAAAATTACTGCAATCGCTACAAAAAGAAAGTGATTGGAATGACACTGATCGAATTAATGATAGCGGTAGCCGTGATTGGGATCTTAGCCGGGATTGCCTATCCTAGTTACCAAAACTATGTTCTGAAAGCACATCGCTCTTCAGCCATGGCCGATCTCGCTAAAATACAGCTCGAAATGGAACGCCAATACAACGGGAATTACATATCAGCCGCCAACTCTGTTTTATCTGGTGGTGTATGTACTTTTTGCGAAGTGGACAGTGCTCGCTATACCATTACTATCGCTAAAACAGCAACAACGTACACCATCAGCGCGACCGCTGCAGGCGCGCAGACAAATGATAAATGTGGTGCAAACTCATACACCGCACTCACTTTAAATCAGGTGGGCGAAGGTTCACCAGCAAACTGCTGGAAGTAA
- the dnaJ gene encoding molecular chaperone DnaJ produces the protein MSKRDFYEVLGVSRDASERDIKKAYKRLAMKFHPDRNQGDETAADKFKEVKEAYEILLDPQKKAAYDQYGHAAFEQGGMGGGFGGGGADFGDIFGDVFGDIFGGGRRGGGGGHRAQRGADLRYNMELTLEEAVRGISKEIEVPTLVHCDTCDGSGAKKGTSAETCGTCHGHGQVQMRQGFFAVQQTCPTCHGKGKIIKDPCNVCHGQGRKQKTKTLNVKIPAGVDTGDRIRLSGEGEAGEMGAPAGDLYVQVHVKEHHIFERDGNNLYCEVPVSFAMAALGGEVEVPTLDGRVNLKVPTETQTGRMFRMRGKGVKGVRGGGVGDLIVKLVVETPVNLSSRQKELLKEFEESCGGEAATKHKPKSEGFFNGVKKFFDDLTS, from the coding sequence ATGTCAAAACGTGATTTTTACGAAGTATTAGGCGTGAGCCGCGATGCGTCTGAACGCGATATTAAGAAGGCTTATAAGCGCCTAGCGATGAAATTCCACCCAGACCGTAACCAGGGTGATGAAACTGCTGCGGATAAGTTTAAAGAAGTAAAAGAAGCGTACGAAATTCTACTCGATCCACAGAAAAAGGCGGCTTATGACCAATATGGTCACGCTGCGTTTGAACAAGGTGGTATGGGCGGCGGCTTTGGTGGCGGCGGTGCAGATTTTGGTGACATCTTTGGTGACGTCTTTGGTGACATTTTCGGTGGTGGTCGCCGTGGTGGTGGCGGTGGTCATCGTGCCCAGCGTGGTGCTGATCTACGTTACAACATGGAACTAACGCTAGAAGAAGCGGTTCGTGGCATATCGAAAGAGATTGAAGTGCCAACATTGGTTCACTGTGATACGTGTGATGGCAGTGGTGCGAAGAAAGGCACTTCAGCAGAAACATGTGGTACCTGTCATGGTCATGGTCAAGTACAGATGCGTCAAGGTTTCTTTGCTGTGCAACAAACCTGTCCTACCTGTCATGGTAAAGGGAAGATCATTAAAGACCCATGTAACGTGTGTCATGGTCAAGGTCGCAAACAAAAGACCAAGACGCTTAACGTTAAGATCCCAGCAGGCGTGGATACTGGCGATCGCATTCGTCTATCTGGCGAAGGTGAAGCGGGTGAGATGGGGGCACCAGCTGGCGATCTATACGTACAAGTTCACGTAAAAGAACACCATATCTTCGAGCGTGATGGTAATAACCTGTACTGCGAAGTACCAGTAAGCTTTGCTATGGCTGCACTGGGTGGTGAAGTTGAGGTTCCTACTCTTGATGGTCGTGTAAATCTTAAAGTCCCAACTGAAACACAAACGGGTCGTATGTTCCGCATGCGTGGCAAGGGCGTGAAAGGTGTTCGTGGCGGCGGTGTTGGCGATTTGATTGTTAAACTAGTTGTTGAAACGCCAGTGAATCTGAGTTCGCGTCAGAAAGAGCTGCTAAAAGAGTTTGAAGAATCTTGTGGTGGCGAAGCTGCGACTAAGCACAAGCCAAAATCAGAAGGTTTCTTTAACGGTGTTAAGAAGTTTTTTGATGATCTAACCAGCTAA
- the dnaK gene encoding molecular chaperone DnaK, with protein sequence MGKIIGIDLGTTNSCVAVLDGDKPRVIENAEGERTTASVIAYTDGETLVGQPAKRQAVTNPTNTLFAIKRLIGRRFEDEEVQRDIEIMPFNIVKADNGDAWVEAQGQKMAAPQVSAEVLKKMKKTAEDFLGEEVTGAVITVPAYFNDAQRQATKDAGRIAGLEVKRIINEPTAAALAYGLDKSGGDRTIAVYDLGGGTFDISIIEIDEVEGEKTFEVLATNGDTHLGGEDFDNRMINYLVEEFKKEQGIDLKNDPLAMQRVKEAAEKAKIELSSTTQTDVNLPYVTADATGPKHMNVKVTRAKLESLVEDLVQRSLEPLKVALADADLSVGDITDVILVGGQTRMPMVQAKVAEFFGKEARRDVNPDEAVAMGAAVQGGVLAGDVKDVLLLDVTPLSLGIETMGGVMTKLVEKNTTIPTKANQVFSTAEDNQNAVTIHVLQGERKQAMYNKSLGQFNLEGIQPAPRGMPQIEVTFDLDADGILHVSAKDKQTGKEQKITIQASGGLSDEDIEKMVQEAEANKEADKKFEELATARNQADQMIHGTRKQVEEAGEALPADEKEKIEAAISELEEARKGDDKEAIDAKVQALMTAAQKLMEIAQQQAQAQQGAEAGEQPKQEDDVVDAEFEEVKEDKK encoded by the coding sequence ATGGGTAAAATCATTGGTATTGACTTAGGTACTACTAACTCATGTGTTGCTGTACTAGACGGCGACAAACCACGCGTAATCGAAAACGCAGAAGGTGAGCGTACAACAGCATCGGTAATTGCATACACAGATGGTGAGACGCTAGTAGGTCAACCAGCGAAACGTCAAGCAGTTACAAACCCAACTAACACGCTATTTGCAATTAAGCGTTTAATCGGTCGTCGTTTTGAAGACGAAGAAGTACAACGCGATATCGAAATCATGCCTTTCAATATCGTGAAAGCAGACAATGGTGATGCTTGGGTTGAAGCGCAAGGCCAAAAAATGGCAGCTCCTCAGGTTTCTGCTGAAGTACTGAAGAAAATGAAGAAAACTGCTGAAGACTTCCTTGGTGAGGAAGTAACTGGCGCAGTTATCACAGTTCCTGCTTACTTTAACGATGCACAGCGTCAAGCGACTAAAGATGCTGGTCGTATTGCAGGTCTAGAAGTTAAACGTATCATCAACGAACCAACAGCGGCGGCTCTAGCATACGGTCTAGACAAGTCAGGCGGCGATCGCACTATCGCGGTATACGACCTTGGTGGTGGTACATTCGACATCTCAATCATCGAGATTGACGAAGTTGAAGGCGAAAAAACGTTCGAAGTTCTAGCAACTAACGGTGACACTCACCTAGGTGGTGAAGACTTCGATAACCGTATGATCAACTACCTAGTTGAAGAGTTTAAGAAAGAGCAAGGCATCGATCTTAAGAACGATCCTCTAGCAATGCAGCGTGTTAAAGAAGCAGCAGAAAAAGCGAAAATTGAGCTTTCTTCTACGACTCAAACAGACGTAAACCTACCTTACGTAACTGCGGATGCGACTGGTCCTAAGCACATGAACGTTAAAGTGACGCGTGCGAAACTAGAATCTCTAGTTGAAGACCTAGTACAACGTTCTCTTGAGCCACTAAAAGTTGCTCTAGCAGATGCTGACCTATCTGTAGGCGATATCACTGACGTTATCCTAGTAGGTGGTCAGACTCGTATGCCTATGGTTCAGGCAAAAGTTGCTGAGTTCTTCGGTAAAGAAGCTCGCCGCGACGTAAACCCTGATGAAGCAGTAGCAATGGGTGCTGCCGTTCAAGGAGGTGTACTAGCAGGTGATGTTAAAGATGTACTTCTACTAGACGTTACTCCACTGTCTCTAGGTATCGAGACTATGGGTGGCGTAATGACTAAACTTGTTGAGAAGAACACGACTATCCCAACGAAAGCGAACCAAGTTTTCTCTACAGCAGAAGACAACCAGAACGCGGTAACTATCCACGTTCTTCAAGGTGAGCGTAAGCAAGCGATGTACAACAAGTCTCTAGGTCAATTCAACCTAGAAGGCATCCAGCCTGCACCACGTGGCATGCCACAAATCGAGGTAACTTTCGACCTAGATGCGGACGGTATCCTACACGTATCTGCGAAAGACAAGCAGACTGGTAAAGAGCAGAAGATCACTATCCAAGCTTCTGGCGGTCTAAGCGATGAAGACATCGAGAAAATGGTTCAAGAAGCAGAAGCTAACAAAGAAGCGGACAAAAAGTTCGAAGAGCTAGCAACTGCGCGTAACCAAGCTGACCAAATGATTCACGGTACTCGTAAGCAAGTTGAAGAGGCGGGTGAAGCGCTTCCAGCTGACGAGAAAGAGAAGATTGAAGCAGCGATCTCTGAACTTGAAGAAGCTCGTAAGGGTGACGACAAAGAAGCGATCGATGCTAAAGTTCAAGCTTTGATGACAGCTGCTCAAAAGCTAATGGAAATCGCTCAGCAACAGGCGCAAGCACAACAAGGCGCTGAAGCGGGCGAACAACCTAAGCAAGAAGACGACGTTGTAGACGCTGAGTTCGAAGAAGTAAAAGAAGATAAGAAGTAA
- the grpE gene encoding nucleotide exchange factor GrpE encodes MMSEENKVKEEELQQQAETTEQDVEAVGSEADIEWNEGLDVEIDDQESKIAQLEAALLSSEAKVKDQQDAVLRAKAEVENMRRRTEQEIDKARKYALNKFAEELLPVIDNLERAIQAADTEAEVVKPLLEGVELTHKTFVDTVAKFGLKEINPEGETFNPELHQAMSIQESPDHESNTVMFVMQKGYELNGRVIRPAMVMVAK; translated from the coding sequence ATCATGAGCGAAGAAAACAAAGTTAAAGAAGAAGAGCTACAACAGCAAGCTGAAACGACAGAGCAAGATGTCGAGGCTGTCGGTAGTGAGGCTGATATCGAATGGAACGAAGGTCTTGATGTTGAAATTGATGACCAAGAAAGCAAAATTGCTCAACTAGAAGCAGCATTGCTTTCTAGTGAAGCCAAAGTAAAAGATCAACAAGACGCAGTACTTCGTGCGAAAGCGGAAGTAGAGAACATGCGTCGTCGTACCGAGCAGGAAATCGACAAGGCACGCAAATACGCTTTAAATAAGTTTGCTGAAGAATTGCTGCCAGTAATCGATAACCTAGAGCGTGCGATTCAAGCTGCTGATACGGAAGCGGAAGTGGTTAAGCCGTTACTTGAAGGTGTTGAGCTAACGCACAAAACCTTTGTCGACACAGTGGCAAAGTTTGGTCTGAAAGAGATTAATCCTGAAGGTGAAACATTTAACCCAGAATTGCATCAAGCAATGTCTATCCAAGAAAGCCCTGATCACGAATCAAACACAGTTATGTTTGTGATGCAAAAAGGCTATGAGTTGAATGGCCGTGTTATTCGCCCTGCAATGGTCATGGTAGCGAAATAA
- the nadK gene encoding NAD(+) kinase: protein MKKPFEVIAIIGKPRDQQAIQTHRELYAWLTEQNYQVFIDDRLKEILDDIPADRFASLIELGHSADLGIVVGGDGNMLGAARVLSRFDISVIGVNRGNLGFLTDLDPDDFQTALLDVLSGNFLEEERFLLETEIHRHDQVKSHNAALNEAVLHPGQIAHMIEFEVYIDDSFAFSQRSDGIIVSTPTGSTAYSLSGGGPILSPSLNAITIVPMFPHTLSSRPIVVDGKRRIKLIVSPDNRGTQEVSCDGQVSLPVSPGDEIHIYQSPNVLKLIHPKDYSYYHVLRNKLGWSSKLF, encoded by the coding sequence ATGAAAAAACCTTTTGAAGTGATCGCTATCATTGGCAAACCACGTGATCAGCAAGCCATTCAAACACATCGAGAGCTTTATGCCTGGTTAACAGAACAAAACTATCAAGTATTTATTGATGACCGACTCAAAGAAATACTCGACGATATACCAGCCGATCGCTTTGCAAGTTTAATCGAACTTGGTCACAGTGCTGATCTTGGTATCGTTGTTGGTGGTGACGGTAATATGCTTGGTGCTGCACGAGTTCTCTCAAGATTTGATATCTCGGTCATCGGTGTCAACCGAGGAAACTTGGGCTTTCTAACTGACTTAGATCCCGACGACTTTCAAACGGCTTTGTTAGACGTACTATCAGGTAATTTTCTTGAAGAAGAGCGATTTTTGCTCGAAACAGAAATTCACCGCCATGACCAAGTGAAAAGCCATAATGCCGCGCTGAATGAAGCCGTCCTTCACCCAGGACAAATCGCTCACATGATTGAGTTCGAAGTATATATCGACGATAGCTTTGCATTTTCACAGCGTTCTGATGGCATTATTGTTTCAACCCCAACCGGTTCAACGGCTTATTCCCTCTCCGGAGGTGGGCCAATTTTATCTCCAAGCCTCAACGCGATTACCATCGTCCCTATGTTCCCGCATACGCTTTCAAGCCGACCAATCGTAGTCGACGGCAAACGCAGAATTAAATTGATCGTTTCACCAGATAATCGCGGAACTCAAGAAGTAAGCTGTGATGGACAAGTCTCCCTTCCAGTCTCTCCGGGTGATGAGATCCATATTTACCAAAGCCCTAACGTACTCAAACTTATCCACCCCAAAGACTACAGTTATTATCATGTGCTCCGAAATAAACTCGGATGGTCAAGCAAACTGTTCTGA
- the recN gene encoding DNA repair protein RecN — translation MLAHLSVNNFAIVKSLQLELLQGMTTITGETGAGKSIAIDALGLCLGGRAEASMVRQGEEKTEVSAAFLLDSNIHATRWLEDNDLLDGNDCILRRIISKEGRSRAFINGSPVPLSQLKSLGQLLINIHGQHAHHQLMKSEYQMAMLDQYAGHSNLLKNTRNTYQVWRQADNNLKQLKENSAANLAQKQLLEYQIKELNELSLGEEEYEQLEQEHKRLSNSGELASSCQQAIELIYEGEEVNALGVLQSANHTLIQLAELDPVLAELPNMLSEAIIQIEEANNELRNYLDSIDVDPARMVYVEERFSKLMAIARKHNVLPDELYQHHQSLLEQIEALDCSDERLAELEQEVEKQYQNFIASADKLHKSRSRYAKELNKLISASMHELSMEKAKFCIEVEKQSEHPSPLGLDSVCFLVSTNPGQPMQPIAKVASGGELSRISLAIQVITAQKVDTPSLIFDEVDVGISGPTAAVVGKMLRKLGESTQVLCVTHLPQVAGCGHQQLFVAKQTKAGKTETQMKKLDDDQRVSELARLLGGSQITDSTLANARELLFAA, via the coding sequence ATGCTGGCTCATTTAAGTGTTAATAATTTTGCGATTGTTAAGTCTTTACAACTCGAACTCCTACAAGGTATGACCACCATTACGGGAGAAACTGGCGCAGGTAAATCGATAGCAATTGATGCTCTTGGTTTGTGCTTAGGAGGAAGAGCTGAAGCCAGTATGGTTCGCCAAGGCGAAGAAAAAACAGAAGTCAGTGCCGCATTTTTGTTAGATAGCAATATTCACGCAACGCGTTGGCTGGAAGACAATGACTTACTCGATGGTAACGATTGCATTTTACGTCGCATCATCAGCAAAGAAGGCCGTTCACGAGCTTTCATTAACGGCAGTCCCGTTCCTCTCTCTCAATTAAAATCGTTGGGACAGTTATTAATTAATATTCATGGTCAGCATGCTCATCATCAGTTGATGAAAAGTGAATACCAAATGGCCATGCTTGATCAATATGCTGGCCATAGCAATTTGCTCAAAAACACTCGTAACACCTACCAGGTTTGGCGACAAGCAGACAATAACCTCAAGCAGCTTAAAGAAAACAGCGCCGCCAATCTCGCGCAAAAGCAATTGCTGGAGTATCAGATCAAAGAGCTCAACGAGCTGTCACTGGGCGAGGAAGAATATGAACAACTCGAACAAGAACACAAACGCCTCTCTAACAGCGGTGAACTCGCCTCTAGCTGTCAACAAGCCATCGAACTTATATACGAAGGTGAAGAAGTTAATGCGCTTGGTGTTTTGCAATCAGCCAATCACACCTTAATCCAATTAGCAGAATTAGACCCAGTACTAGCAGAGCTGCCGAATATGCTCTCAGAAGCAATTATCCAAATCGAAGAAGCCAACAACGAACTGCGCAATTATCTCGACAGCATTGATGTTGATCCAGCTCGGATGGTCTACGTAGAAGAACGCTTCTCAAAGCTAATGGCCATTGCTCGCAAGCATAATGTCTTACCCGATGAGTTATATCAGCACCATCAAAGTCTACTTGAGCAAATTGAAGCGTTGGATTGCTCTGATGAACGACTAGCAGAGCTTGAACAAGAGGTTGAAAAGCAATATCAAAACTTTATTGCTTCTGCAGATAAGCTGCATAAATCACGCAGCCGCTACGCGAAAGAACTCAACAAGCTTATCTCAGCCAGCATGCACGAACTAAGCATGGAAAAGGCAAAATTCTGCATTGAAGTCGAGAAACAGAGCGAGCATCCTTCACCATTAGGATTGGATAGTGTTTGCTTCTTGGTCTCAACCAACCCAGGTCAACCCATGCAGCCAATTGCCAAAGTGGCTTCAGGGGGGGAACTTTCTCGTATTTCCCTAGCGATTCAAGTAATCACTGCGCAGAAAGTCGACACACCAAGCCTTATTTTTGATGAAGTGGATGTTGGTATCAGTGGCCCAACAGCAGCCGTCGTTGGAAAAATGCTACGAAAACTGGGCGAATCAACACAAGTATTGTGCGTAACTCACTTACCACAAGTTGCTGGCTGCGGTCATCAGCAGTTGTTTGTCGCAAAACAAACGAAAGCGGGTAAAACTGAAACTCAGATGAAAAAGCTTGATGATGACCAACGCGTAAGTGAATTAGCAAGGTTACTTGGAGGCAGTCAGATCACAGACTCCACACTTGCCAATGCGCGTGAACTGCTGTTCGCAGCCTAA
- the bamE gene encoding outer membrane protein assembly factor BamE — protein sequence MQLKKWLIAVPLAMTMLTGCSLLEKLVYRIDINQGNYVEQDAVDKLKFGMTKEQVRYVMGSPMLIENGYPDTWYYIYHHTEGHNDSIQKNLIVNFNAQGQLVKVNGDFTASEQFFEGIN from the coding sequence ATGCAATTAAAGAAATGGCTTATCGCAGTACCATTAGCAATGACAATGCTAACTGGGTGCTCACTGCTAGAAAAATTGGTTTATCGTATTGATATCAATCAGGGTAACTATGTTGAGCAAGACGCTGTCGACAAGCTAAAGTTTGGCATGACAAAAGAGCAAGTTCGCTACGTGATGGGCTCACCAATGCTCATTGAAAACGGCTACCCAGATACTTGGTACTACATTTATCACCACACTGAAGGCCACAACGACTCTATTCAGAAGAACCTAATCGTTAACTTTAACGCTCAAGGTCAACTCGTGAAAGTGAATGGGGATTTTACTGCGAGTGAGCAGTTCTTTGAGGGAATCAACTAA
- a CDS encoding RnfH family protein, with protein MTIESEMIHVEVVYALPQEQRVFTLVVNNAMTVEEIIEQSGVLSLYPEIDLKVNKVGVFSRNVKLNATVRDRDRIEIYRPLLADPKEIRRKRAEQAKLSGNADPVTGGKQNPLRKADDD; from the coding sequence ATGACGATTGAATCGGAAATGATCCACGTTGAGGTGGTGTATGCACTTCCACAGGAACAGAGAGTATTTACTTTGGTTGTGAACAATGCAATGACAGTGGAAGAGATCATTGAACAATCAGGTGTATTGTCGCTCTACCCTGAAATCGATTTAAAGGTAAATAAAGTCGGGGTATTTAGTCGCAATGTTAAGTTAAATGCAACAGTGCGAGACAGAGATCGAATCGAGATTTATCGTCCACTGCTTGCCGATCCAAAAGAGATTCGTCGCAAACGTGCAGAGCAAGCCAAATTGTCTGGCAATGCTGACCCTGTAACAGGAGGTAAGCAAAACCCGTTACGTAAAGCTGATGATGACTGA